In Argiope bruennichi chromosome X1, qqArgBrue1.1, whole genome shotgun sequence, a single window of DNA contains:
- the LOC129959483 gene encoding uncharacterized protein LOC129959483 — protein MGVAVILLLTVLLIAIVGTESCSTSELERCLVVLQSVSESDDLALATSKQELQLVCRKLQKGVKCIDDHSSRCFNSAQLRVYDSVVSESRQVIEDICVDGELQRDYLAHAPCFKNISTDSKKCAPKYRKMVILSQELKEEDKDSALKSVCCALRDFTLCKHEYAIRDCGPGAIQFLQRHMERMSGSLINEHCVLYTYGAGSCSSHLRNSRVPSKSSTHWLLLLIIVIGVLYIS, from the exons CGATAGTTGGTACTGAAAGCTGTTCAACAAGCGAATTGGAACGCTGCTTGGTAGTTCTGCAGTCAGTATCAGAAAGTGACGACTTGGCCCTCGCCACATCGAAACAGGAGCTCCAATTAGTATGCAG GAAATTACAGAAAGGGGTCAAATGCATTGATGACCACAGCTCACGTTGCTTTAATTCTGCGCAACTGCGAGTATATGATTCTGTAGTGTCAGAATCTAGACAAGTTATAGAAGATATCTGTGTAGATGGAGAGCTGCAAAGAG ATTACCTGGCGCATGCTCCatgcttcaaaaatatatcaacGGATTCCAAAAAGTGTGCGCCCAAATATCGGAAGATGGTGATTTTATCGCAGGAATTGAAAGAAGAGGACAAAGATTCTGCTTTGAAATCGGTTTGTTG cgcATTAAGGGATTTTACTCTGTGCAAGCATGAGTATGCCATTCGAGATTGTGGTCCAGGAGCCATCCAGTTTCTTCAGCGACACATGGAGCGGATGTCAGGTTCTCTCATCAATGAACACTGTGTGTTGTACACTTATGGGGCGGGCTCTTGCTCTTCTCATTTACGCAATTCCAGAGTTCCTTCTAAATCCAGCACTCATTGGCTTCTTCTATTGATTATTGTTATCGGGGTTCTGTACATTTCGTAA